One genomic region from Gopherus flavomarginatus isolate rGopFla2 chromosome 20, rGopFla2.mat.asm, whole genome shotgun sequence encodes:
- the LIX1L gene encoding LIX1-like protein, whose protein sequence is MMMESVRAQRLQPGVGTLRSLRPGVTGAPAAAASAPPPPAPPPLPAAPPALVLPPPPPGLPGPGASPGGAGPPAVLREAVEAVVRSFAKHTQGYGRVNVVEALQEFWQMKQSRGADLKNGALVVYEMVPSNSPPYVCYVTLPGGSCFGSFQFCPTKAEARRSAAKIALMNSVFNEHPSRRITDEFIEKSVSEALASFNGNREEADNPNTGIGAFRFMLESNKGKSMLEFQELMTVFQLLHWNGSLKAMRERQCSRQEVLAHYSHRALDDDIRNQMAMDWVNREQSTPGVLSRELSSTERELDEARLAGKELRFHKEKKDILMLAAGQLGSMHSSNC, encoded by the exons ATGATGATGGAGTCGGTGCGCGCCCAGCGGCTGCAGCCCGGGGTGGGGACGCTGCGCTCCCTGCGCCCCGGGGTGACCGGGGCCCCCGCGGCGGCAGCCTCGGCCCCTCCGCCCCCCGCTCCTCCCCCGCTGCCGGCGGCGCCCCCGGCGCTGGTGCTGCCGCCGCCTCCTCCGGGGCTGCCGGGCCCGGGGGCCTCGCCGGGCGGAGCGGGGCCCCCGGCCGTGCTGCGCGAGGCGGTGGAGGCGGTGGTGCGCAGCTTCGCCAAGCACACGCAGGGCTACGGCCGAG TGAATGTTGTGGAAGCTCTTCAGGAGTTCTGGCAGATGAAGCAGTCACGTGGTGCTGATCTGAAAAACGGAGCCCTGGTGGTGTACGAGATGGTCCCTTCCAACAGCCCCCCTTATGTCTGCTATGTCACGTTGCCTGGGGGGAGCTGCTTTGGCAGCTTCCAG TTCTGTCCGACCAAGGCTGAAGCCAGGAGGAGCGCTGCGAAGATTGCACTAATGAATTCTGTCTTTAACGAGCACCCCTCCCGGAGGATCACTGATGAGTTCATTGAGAAGAGTGTCTCGGAAGCCTTGGCATCTTTCAAC GGTAATCGAGAAGAAGCCGATAACCCGAACACTGGAATTGGTGCTTTCCGTTTCATGCTGGAATCCAACAAGGGAAAATCAATGTTAGAGTTTCAG GAGCTGATGACCGTCTTCCAGCTGTTGCATTGGAATGGCAGCCTCAAAGCCATGCGAGAGAGGCAGTGCTCACGGCAG GAGGTGCTGGCTCACTATTCGCACCGTGCTCTGGATGACGACATAAGGAACCAGATGGCCATGGACTGGGTGAACAGGGAGCAGAGCACCCCAGGAGTCCTTTCCAGAGAGCTGTCCTCGACGGAGAGGGAGCTGGATGAAGCCCGACTAGCTGGGAAAGAGCTGCGTTTCCACAAGGAGAAGAAAGACATCCTGATGCTGGCGGCTGGCCAGCTGGGGAGCATGCACTCCTCCAACTGCTAG
- the PEX11B gene encoding peroxisomal membrane protein 11B: MDFWVQFSAQSQAKERVFRAAQYACTLLGYTLQKNGVSADFLTRIKQLEAHMSLGRKLFRLGNSADALESAKRAIHLSDVVLRFCVTVSNLNRAMYFACDNILWAGKSGLLPHMDQEKWSQRSFRYYFFALILNLSRDAYEIRLLMEREMCGKRPKGSETRHALRADSSLQQLVLRLKVQLHLLVHVLRSNPPLLVDVVKNACDIFIPLDKLGLYKTNPGFVGLCGLTSSILSILTIVHPWLKLKP, translated from the exons ATGGATTTCTgggtgcagttcagtgcccagagccAAGCCAAGGAGCGGGTTTTCAG AGCCGCTCAGTATGCCTGCACTCTGCTTGGCTACACGCTGCAGAAGAATGGAGTGAGCGCTGATTTCCTCACCAGGATCAAACAGCTGGAGGCTCACATGAGTCTGGGGCGCAAGC TGTTCCGGCTGGGGAACTCGGCGGATGCCCTGGAGTCGGCAAAGCGAGCCATCCACCTGTCGGATGTGGTCTTGCGCTTCTGCGTCACCGTCAGCAACCTGAACCGAGCGATGTACTTCGCCTGCGACAACATCCTGTGGGCGGGGAAGTCGGGCCTCCTCCCTCACATGGACCAGGAAAAGTGGAGCCAGCGGTccttcag ATATTACTTCTTTGCTCTGATCCTGAACCTAAGCCGGGATGCCTACGAGATCCGGCTCCTGATGGAGCGTGAGATGTGCGGGAAGCGTCCAAAGGGCAGCGAGACCAGGCACGCGCTCCGAGCAGACAGCAGTCTCCAGCAGCTGGTGCTGAGGCTGAAAGTCCAGCTCCACCTTCTTGTGCACGTGCTGAGGAGCAACCCTCCTCTGCTTGTGGACGTGGTGAAAAACGCCTGCGATATCTTCATCCCGCTGGACAAGCTGGGGCTGTACAAGACCAACCCAGGCTTTGTGGGGCTGTGTGGCCTTACCTCCTCCATCCTCTCTATCCTCACCATCGTTCACCCTTGGCTCAAACTTAAACCTTAA